A region of Osmerus eperlanus chromosome 9, fOsmEpe2.1, whole genome shotgun sequence DNA encodes the following proteins:
- the LOC134026648 gene encoding phospholipase B1, membrane-associated-like: protein MDRAGLILLATLAVTLLGPCAHITDASYIHKAPNNLPVKESEKTESYMTSLCSPAAALPASSVHALRPADIAVVSTMGIPHSHGSLLEQAEDLALSFSNRQARETDRDWGLVLLFVPVDSVCACSQQARTQVESAVKEVEVALEVLLKKLHHSLVHVVVWSGLSDVPSHQDRSCLCMEEKAKQRLQRAVSTRALQESLDSVLRRQRRLSEREDFAVLLHASPVVTDPESFSSDTIQLILQLWTNLLQPMTGQTEVKDNDINSISCPTDEQPFLRTQLNSPSPHQERSSTNSREASPLIDPIMGSELPCTDRSPSPTVPTSVHELQPGDIKVVAALGDSLTAANGVGAKDPNNLLLVMNEYRGLSWSIGGDHNLTTVTTLPNILKEFNPLLTGFSTGIGNEDSPKAFLNQAVPGATSSDMTTQARVLIDKMKNDSRVDFQNDWKLITMFIGGNDLCDFCTDSVYFSANNVVGRIREALDILHREVPRALVNLAELLHIVPLRQLHQDKSINCPTWFVNIVCPCVVKPNEGSRELQSLQDMNRAYQSKMRELVDTGRYDTHDNFTVVLQPFLREVYLPLLEDGRPDRSFFSPDCFHLSEKAHRLMASGIWNNMVEPVGNKTFSQDFSAGVPLQCPSKTIPFLRTAHNSNYTYQGPPPSPPPITNWGSDFSCVNTAPSETVPTSVHRLKPGDIKVVAAVGDSLTAAFGAKAKNLLQLRTENRGVAWSIGGDETLQTVTTLPNILKKFNPNIQGMSKGDGKGQTGFNLAVSGAKISGIPGQIKNLIDAMKKNSAVDFQNDWKLVTLFIGGNDLCQYCNDRATLSPKNYSSHMMASLDLLYNEVPRVMVNVLGILEIIGLRRVKRDSLGCNLLQKNVCPCFIQPGEDSMELSEIKRINRELQTETENLIHSGRYDSREDFTVVLQPFFKNSVVPVNTEGKPDNTYFSVDCFHFSARGHADMAVALWNNMLEPVGQKQTYNNFTNDRNSIKCPTEEQPYIFTNINSLPAVPTTTTTTTTTTIQTPSTSTPLNPTCSDNVPVWAAAGLAVTGLLIGWGLTWVLLSCKEKRNRRKVKMVEEREMKGTGF, encoded by the exons GAGTCTGTTGGAGCAGGCTGAAGATctagctctctccttctcaaatCGCCAG gccagagagacagacagagactgggGACTGGTGCTGCTGTTCGTCCCTGTAGactctgtgtgtgcctgctccCAACAG GCGAGGACACAGGTGGAGTCCGCAGTTAAGGAGGTGGAAGTTGCCCTGGAGGTGTTGCTCAAAAAG CTGCATCACAGCCTGGTTCATGTTGTGGTCTGGAGCGGACTCTCTGATGTGCCCTCTCACCAGGACAG GTCATGCTTGTGTATGGAGGAGAAAGCCAAACAACGGTTACAGAGAGCTGTTTCTACAAGAGCACTGCAG GAGTCTCTGGACAGCGTCCTGCGGAGGCAGAGGCGGCTCAGTGAGAGGGAGGACTTTGCAGTCCTGCTCCACGCCAGCCCGGTGGTCACTGACCCA GAGAGTTTTTCATCTGACACAATCCAGTTGATTCTTCAGCTGTGGACCAACTTG CTTCAGCCAATGACGGGTCAGACTGAAGTGAAGGACAATGACATCAACAGTATATCCTGCCCCACTGAC GAGCAGCCCTTCCTGAGGACTCAGCtcaactccccctccccacaccaggAGCGTTCCTCAACCAACAGCAGGGAGGCCAGTCCTCTCATTGACCCC ATCATGGGCTCTGAGCTACCCTGCACTGATCGCAGTCCATCCCCTACGGTACCCACCTCAG TCCATGAGCTTCAGCCTGGGGATATCAAAGTGGTGGCAGCACTCGGAGACTCCTTAACG GCAGCCAATGGGGTTGGCGCGAAAGACCCAAACAACCTCCTGCTGGTGATGAATGAGTACAGAGGACTGTCATGGAG CATTGGGGGAGATCATAACCTGACTACAGTCACCACCCTGCCCA ATATCTTGAAGGAGTTTAACCCCTTGCTGACTGGATTCTCCACGGGGATAGGGAATGAGGACTCCCCCAAAGCCTTCCTCAACCAGGCTGTACCTGGAGCCACCAGCAG TGACATGACCACTCAGGCTCGTGTCCTAATAGACAAGATGAAGAATGACTCG CGTGTTGATTTCCAGAACGACTGGAAACTGATCACCATGTTCATTGGAGGCAACGACCTGTGTGACTTCTGCACCGACTCT GTTTACTTCTCAGCCAATAACGTGGTCGGTCGCATCCGTGAAGCTCTGGATATCTTACACAGAGAG GTGCCCCGTGCCTTAGTGAATCTAGCTGAGCTGCTTCACATCGTGCCCCTGCGTCAGCTGCACCAGGACAAGAGCATCAACTGTCCCACCTGGTTTGTCAA TATTGTGTGCCCTTGTGTGGTGAAGCCGAACGAGGGCTCACGTGAACTCCAGTCACTCCAAGACATGAACAGAGCTTACCAG AGTAAGATGAGGGAGCTGGTGGACACGGGGCGATACGACACCCATGACAACTTTACTGTGGTGCTGCAGCCCTTCCTCAGAGAGGTCTACCTccccctgctggag gaTGGTCGTCCTGACCGCTCATTTTTCTCCCCTGACTGTTTCCACCTCAGTGAGAAAGCCCACAGACTCATGGCCAGTGGTATCTGGAACAACATG GTAGAACCTGTGGGAAACAAGACCTTCTCCCAAGACTTTTCTGCTGGTGTGCCTTTGCAGTGTCCTTCTAAG ACCATACCCTTCCTGAGGACAGCCCACAACAGCAACTACACCTATCagggccctcctccctctcctccaccaatcACG AATTGGGGAAGTGATTTCTCCTGTGTGAACACGGCTCCGTCTGAGACTGTACCCACTTCAG TTCACAGGTTGAAGCCTGGAGATATCAAAGTAGTGGCTGCAGTGGGTGACTCTCTAACT GCTGCCTTTGGGGCCAAGGCAAAGAACCTGTTGCAGCTGAGAACTGAGAACAGAGGAGTTGCATGGAG CATTGGAGGAGATGAAACCCTCCAGACTGTCACAACACTACCAA ATATTCTGAAGAAGTTTAACCCCAATATCCAGGGTATGTCAAAAGGGGACGGCAAAGGGCAGACAGGCTTCAATTTGGCGGTCTCTGGTGCCAAAATATC GGGAATTCCGGGACAGATTAAAAATCTCATAGATGCCATGAAGAAGAACTCT GCGGTGGATTTTCAGAATGACTGGAAGCTGGTCACACTGTTCATCGGGGGTAACGACCTGTGTCAGTACTGTAATGACAGG GCCACATTGTCACCTAAGAATTATAGTAGTCATATGATGGCAAGCTTGGATCTGCTCTACAATGAG GTTCCGAGGGTGATGGTAAATGTGTTGGGAATCCTGGAGATTATAGGTCTCCGTAGAGTGAAGAGAGACAGTCTGGGATGCAACCTTTTACAGAA GAATGTCTGTCCATGCTTCATACAACCAGGAGAGGACTCCATGGAACTGTCAGAAATCAAGAGAATCAATCGTGAACTACAG ACTGAGACAGAGAACCTGATCCATAGTGGTCGCTATGACAGCCGAGAGGACTTCACTGTTGTTCTCCAACCCTTCTTCAAGAACTCTGTAGTTCCTGTTAACACG GAAGGGAAACCAGACAACACATACTTCTCTGTGGACTGCTTCCACTTCAGTGCGCGGGGTCATGCTGACATGGCTGTAGCTCTATGGAATAACATG TTGGAACCAGTGGGCCAAAAACAGACATACAACAACTTCACAAATGACAGAAACAGCATTAAGTGCCCCACTGAG GAGCAACCTTACATTTTCACCAATATTAACAGTTTACCTGCAGTGCCcaccactaccaccaccactaccaccacTACCATCCAAACACCCAGCACATCCACACCTCTCAACCCAACCTGCTCTGACAATGTGCCTGTATGGGCAGCTGCAGGGCTGGCTGTCACAGgacttctgattggctggggtCTAACCTgggtcctcctctcctgtaaggaaaagagaaacaggaggaaggtgaagatggtggaggagagagagatgaagggaactGGGTTCTAG